From the genome of Colletotrichum higginsianum IMI 349063 chromosome 4, whole genome shotgun sequence, one region includes:
- a CDS encoding Short chain dehydrogenase reductase family, protein MGCGASKQPRDTSHQTTTQAVCHNMILAHYSEVDHQIRHDHSRMEWEALFYVQANDVARLLREGLHMSEGNIVPGTGCITPGACPDSLGQHGWVHGRRYVMRGADGGGWTAHVVVGARELRVLAEFRPQHVTNKMAYAQAWNSQGLMVFRHDAFDATQQHRNDQYAFPISECVK, encoded by the coding sequence ATGGGTTGCGGCGCGAGCAAACAACCCCGAGATACGTCTCACCAGACCACCACGCAGGCCGTCTGCCACAACATGATACTGGCACACTACTCGGAAGTCGACCACCAAATCAGACACGACCACTCCCGCATGGAGTGGGAAGCCCTGTTCTACGTCCAGGCCAAcgacgtcgcccgcctcctGCGCGAGGGCCTGCACATGTCCGAGGGCAACATCGTCCCGGGGACGGGCTGCATAACACCGGGCGCGTGCCCCGACAGCCTCGGACAGCACGGCTGGGTCCACGGGCGCCGGTACGTCATGaggggcgccgacggcggcgggtggACGGCGCACGTCGTGGTCGGCGCCCGGGAACTGCGCGTCCTGGCCGAGTTCCGCCCGCAGCATGTCACGAACAAGATGGCGTACGCCCAGGCGTGGAACAGCCAGGGGCTCATGGTCTTCCGGCACGACGCGTTCGACGCGACGCAGCAGCACCGCAACGACCAGTACGCCTTTCCGATAAGCGAGTGTGTAAAGTAG